The sequence AGAGCCCATTCGCAGTCATCTTTAAACTTGACAAATGGCCGTAAGAAGATGAGTTTTAGATCCGACGGATAAAAACAACAAACAGCGCTGATAGCTTCACGGCCACTCAGATGATCAGATGATGACCCAAACGTTCCTTTTTTATGATATCGAAACCACCGGACTCAACAAGGCCTTTGACCAGATCCTGCAGTTTGCAGCGATCCGTACCGACAGGCAGCTTAATGAGCTTGAACGCTTTAGTATCCAGATACAATTGCGCCCGGACGTCATCCCTTCTCCCGGGGCAGTGATCACAAACCGCATATCGTTAAAACATCAGGTAAACGGACTGAGTGAATATGAGGCTGTTCGCCAGGTTCATCAACAGATGAATCAGCGCAAAACCATCAGTCTGGGATATAACTCTCTGGGATTTGATGATGAATTTTTACGCTTTTCATTTCATCGCAACCTGCTGTCGCCGTATACGCATCAATTTAAAAACGGTTGTCGACGGATGGATCTTTTGCCCATAACGGTTTTATACTGGCTTTATAAACGTGAGGTTATTCGCTGGCCAAAAGTGAACACCAAACCGTCATTGAAACTGGAACTAATTAGCGACATCAATCAGCTGACCAGCGGTCCTGCCCACGATGCAACAGTTGATGTGGAGGCCACCCTTGAATTGGCGCGCAGATTTTTTAAAAGCCAAAAAATGTGGCACTATCTAATGGGGTATTTTGAAAAAGAGACGGATGCGCATCGAATTGGCGAGATACCGGCGATCTTTCAAAGTGCACTGGGTGAGCATCGCTGGGGCTTGATGGTGGGCAGCGAATATGGCCCCCAGCTGATGTATCAGGTGCCGGTATTGTCGATTGGAAACTCGATACCCTATTCAAATCAGACCCTGTGGCTGCGCATTGATTCACCGACTCTTACAGAGACAAAGCCCGACACCATCGAAGCCTCCACCTGGATCGTACGCAAGCGATACGGTGAGCCCGGTTTTCTGCTGCCGCCCAACCAACGCTATTTGAAATTATTAAGTGCGGAGCGCAAGGCTGTTGTGACTGAAAACTTGAAATGGCTTCAGGCCAACCCGTCCATCTTCCAGGAAATCGTCGATTATCACCGCAAATACACCTATCCGTTTATTCCCCATCTGGATCCGGATGCAGCCCTGTATCAGATTGGTTTCTTTAACCGCAACGATGAAGCTGTGTTCAAAGAATTCCAGGAAGCGCCGCCAGAAGAAAAAGAAAACATTGCACGGCGGCTCACAAGCCCGGATGCCCGCGTTTTAGCCAATCGCGTGTTGGGTCGCAATTTCCCCCAGCAGCTGTCAGATGAGTCCGCTGCGGAATTTGAAGCCTACATTCGCCGGGTCAACCCGAGCAGCGAGGATCAAGCCTTGGTGGATTATCGGGGAAATCCCCGGATGACCCCGACTGCCGCTCTGTCAGAAATCCAGCGTTTGAAAAAATCCAGCGATCTGGATAAAGAACAACTGTCCCTGCTTCACGAACTGCAACACTACATTGATGATCACTTTCCCAAAAGGGGGGCGGGTAGGCAGCTCACCATCGGCAAAAACTTCTAGAACTGCCTTCAGATGCCCATCTTTTGTCCGATAGCTGTGTTCAAATTCAATTTAAAATACTCGCGTACTAACGTGTACGCTCCGCTTTTAAATTGAATTTCGCCTTGCTCTCAAACAAAATCTAAGTATCTGAAGGCAGTTCACAATTTTTTATGCTTTTTTCTTCTAATTTTACCATCTAGGCCACAGTGGTTCTGTCTATTGCCTGGATCAAAAGCGCATAGCGGGCATGTTTTTTCTGAACGGCGCTATTCTGTTAGATTGCCAACGATAAAAGACGCCTTATGTTTTCTAAGGGTTTTTAAAATTCTGAGTGCAGCCGTCAACGACGATTCTGTCGGCAATGGCGATCCGCGATATCACCTGATCTTAAAAATCAAAAATGCTCAAAGCAGACATCATACAGCAGCCTTGTAACGAGGGCGACGGAACCGCACGGTGTCGTCTGCAAGCTGCCTGGTGGACAGCATGTGTTACGGGCCTGCTGGTTAGCATGGCAGGTTTCTGCTGGCTTTATCTCGTCTGGCAGCCGATCTCCGCTTTGCAATGGATGCTGCAAACAATGGCCATCATCACAGTTGTGTTATGGCTGTTATGGCTCGGCCTGGGCAAAAGCAGCTCTGTGCAGAACCCGGCTTTGCATAATGCCTTGGGCGTTGCCAACTGGCTAACCATCGGACGCGGCTTTTTAATCGCCGCATTGGGCGGATTCATGTTTCAGGAGCCACCAGGTTCTGTGGCTGGGGCCAACTGGCTGATCTGGGTACCCGGTGCCATTTATATCATTGCGGCTTTCTTGGACTACGTCGACGGCCTTTTGGCCAGAGTCATGCGATCTGAAACCCGTTTAGGTGAATGGCTCGACACCCAAATCGATGCGCTGGGCCTGCTGGTTGCGCCTGTTTTGGCCATCGGGCATGGTCGACTGCCATTTTACTATATTGTCGTCAGTCTGGCGTATTACGTTTTTCAAGCCCATATCGGGCATCGAGAGAAGAACAATAAAGGGGTCATCAAAATCAAGCCCCATCCGGCCAAACGAATGATTGCCGGATTCCAGATGGGTTTGGTGGCTGTGGCCCTGTTACCGATTTTTCCTCGACCGGCATTGACAGTGGCAGCGACGATCTTCATGATACCGCTATTGGCTGGATTTATCAGAGATGCACTGGTAATCGCCGGTCATGTGAAAGTCAATCATCTTCAGCAAACCCGCTGGGATCGTCATGTCGACTTTGTGTCAACCCAATTGCTACCGGTTTTTTTGCGATTGGTTATTTGCGCAACGGTCATTTTTGTCATTTACGATGCCGCTGTCGCTGTTACCGCACTGGATGCTTCAATGCCATTAGGCCTACCGGCACTGCCAATACTGGCAGGGGCCGGCGTAATGATTGCTTTGGGCTTTTTGGCCCGCAGCATGGCATTACTGATGGGTGTCATACTGGCCGGTACCCTGATGACATGGGATTCACCGATTTGCAATTTCTTGCTTCTGGCCTGTGCGCTGACGTTGATGCTGACCGGTTCGGGTTTGGGCTCACTATGGCAACCGGAAAATAAACTGTTGTGGGAGCGACAGGGAAAAAGGGCCCGTCTATAAATCAGGTAGATATGATTGGGAGGGACATCGTGCGATCGTACAAATCATTGAAAACTGAACGCAATCGCGATCCTGGCACCTACATTGAAGTCGACAATATCGTTGATAATGATGCCAACACCCGCATCCAGTCCATAGAGGATTTAAAAGCACAGCTGGATTACGCCGCGCAATACCGCGTCAAAAACAAGCGCCCGTTCATAACGCTCAGTTATGCCCAAAGCATCGATGGCAGCATTGCTTCCCGTAACAATGAGCCCTTAGCATTGAGCGGACCACAATCGTGGAAGCTGACCCATCAAATCCGTGCTGCCTGTGACGCCATCTTGGTCGGAATTGGAACGGTATTGGCCGATGACCCGCAGCTGTCCGTCAGACGGGTTGATGGCAAAAATCCGCAGCCCATTATCCTGGATACCCACTTACGCACCCCCCTGCATGCAAAATGTGTCCAAAGAGAAGATTCAAGCTCATGGTTGATCAATGGCAAAACCGATTCGGTTGCAAAAATCCGGGTGCTTGAAAAAGCCGGTGCAAAAGCGGTCAACTGTGCCACCGGTCCCGATGGTAAAATCGATCTAAGCGCCCTGATGGATCTGCTGGCCCTAAAGAAAATAAACTCCCTTATGGTCGAAGGCGGCGCCCGTGTAATCACCAGCTTTGTAAACGCCAAGCTGGTAGACCAGTTCATAATTACGATTGCACCCAAACTGGTCGGCGGTTTGCAGGTTCTCAACTCCAGAGGGCTTGAAATTGCTCAATTCCTGGATTGTGAGCATGTCCACTATCAACAACTGGGCAATGATATCATCGTTTGGGCGCGCCCGGGGTGGAAGTCCACATGAAGCGCACAGCAGTCATATTT comes from Desulfobacterales bacterium and encodes:
- a CDS encoding exonuclease domain-containing protein is translated as MMTQTFLFYDIETTGLNKAFDQILQFAAIRTDRQLNELERFSIQIQLRPDVIPSPGAVITNRISLKHQVNGLSEYEAVRQVHQQMNQRKTISLGYNSLGFDDEFLRFSFHRNLLSPYTHQFKNGCRRMDLLPITVLYWLYKREVIRWPKVNTKPSLKLELISDINQLTSGPAHDATVDVEATLELARRFFKSQKMWHYLMGYFEKETDAHRIGEIPAIFQSALGEHRWGLMVGSEYGPQLMYQVPVLSIGNSIPYSNQTLWLRIDSPTLTETKPDTIEASTWIVRKRYGEPGFLLPPNQRYLKLLSAERKAVVTENLKWLQANPSIFQEIVDYHRKYTYPFIPHLDPDAALYQIGFFNRNDEAVFKEFQEAPPEEKENIARRLTSPDARVLANRVLGRNFPQQLSDESAAEFEAYIRRVNPSSEDQALVDYRGNPRMTPTAALSEIQRLKKSSDLDKEQLSLLHELQHYIDDHFPKRGAGRQLTIGKNF
- a CDS encoding CDP-alcohol phosphatidyltransferase family protein, whose product is MAGFCWLYLVWQPISALQWMLQTMAIITVVLWLLWLGLGKSSSVQNPALHNALGVANWLTIGRGFLIAALGGFMFQEPPGSVAGANWLIWVPGAIYIIAAFLDYVDGLLARVMRSETRLGEWLDTQIDALGLLVAPVLAIGHGRLPFYYIVVSLAYYVFQAHIGHREKNNKGVIKIKPHPAKRMIAGFQMGLVAVALLPIFPRPALTVAATIFMIPLLAGFIRDALVIAGHVKVNHLQQTRWDRHVDFVSTQLLPVFLRLVICATVIFVIYDAAVAVTALDASMPLGLPALPILAGAGVMIALGFLARSMALLMGVILAGTLMTWDSPICNFLLLACALTLMLTGSGLGSLWQPENKLLWERQGKRARL
- a CDS encoding RibD family protein, with the protein product MRSYKSLKTERNRDPGTYIEVDNIVDNDANTRIQSIEDLKAQLDYAAQYRVKNKRPFITLSYAQSIDGSIASRNNEPLALSGPQSWKLTHQIRAACDAILVGIGTVLADDPQLSVRRVDGKNPQPIILDTHLRTPLHAKCVQREDSSSWLINGKTDSVAKIRVLEKAGAKAVNCATGPDGKIDLSALMDLLALKKINSLMVEGGARVITSFVNAKLVDQFIITIAPKLVGGLQVLNSRGLEIAQFLDCEHVHYQQLGNDIIVWARPGWKST